The Gammaproteobacteria bacterium sequence AGCGGGTGGTCATCACTGCCATAGCGCACCATCATCAGGCCGCGCCCGGGGATCAGTCCGGGCAGTTTGTGTTCGATGATTTCCCGGGGCTGAATTCTGCTCAGCAGGCCATTGCTGTGCTGCGCGAACTTGCCGAGATTGCGGTTGGTCTGGTGGTACCAATAAGGAAAACGTCCTCGGCGTGCCAGGTATTCGATTTGATTTACAAAATAACTGCGCATACTGCCGGCGTCGACCTCCTGCAGCGCAACCACGTCATACTCGCTCGCCAGATGCGCGATGCGATCCAGGTTGTCGAAGCTGCCCAAATGCGGTAGCACATGCTTCCAGCTTTGGGTGAAATAATGGTGGGGACGGGTTGAGGCAATACCCGCCTGGATGTTGTAACTCAACAGGCGCAGGCGCGTCTTCACTGCCGGTTTAGCACTAAACTGGTGATACATTGAATGGGCGGTATGGGCGACGGCAGTCATAGCTGAAAGATCATTTCCCCCAATTTTTCGGTGAGTTTGAGGTTTTCGCTGTAATCGACAGGGCAGTCTATAATGCTTACAGTGTTATCCGCCAGCGCCGTTTTCAAGATCGGTAGTAAATCATCGGCGTGCTGCACGCGATAGCCTTTAGCGCCGAATGAATCGGCATATTTGACGAAATCCGGGTTGGTGAATTTAACATGTGCCGCGCGGCCATAGGTATTCATCTGTTTCCACTCGATCAGCCCGTAACCGCAGTCATTCCAGATCAGGATCACAACCGGCGTGTTCATGCGCATCGCGGTCTCGATTTCCTGCGAGTTCATCAGGAATCCGGCGTCGCCCGTCACCGCCACCACGGCGCGGTTGGGGTAGGCCAGCTTCGCGGCAATCGCGCCCGGCACGGCAATGCCCATGCTGGCGAAACCGTTGGAGATGATGCAGGTGTTAGGATACTCGCAGCGGAACATGCGCGCCATCCACATCTTGTGCGCGCCGACATCGCAGATCACGATGTCTTCCAGCCCCAGCGCGGTACGCAAATCCCAGATGATTTTTTGCGGCTTGACAGGAAAGCCCTGATCCGCGCTATGCACCTTCATCTCGTCGATCAGCGCCTGGCGCAGCGGGCGCAGGCGATGACCCTGATGTGGCGCGGCAAGCTCCGCGATGCGATCCAGGCTGTGCCTGATGTCGCCGATTACGCCGACCTCCACCACGTAGTGCGCATCCACTTCCGCAGGTGACATGTCGATGTGGACGATCTTGCGGTCGCATGTCGGGTGCCACAGATAGGGGTGATACTCGACGAGATCGTAGCCCACGCAGATGATGACATCGGCCTCATCAAAGCCGAAATTTGCATAATCATGGGCCTGCAGGCCCGCGCTGCCCAGTGCCATCGGGTGCTTGAAGGGGATGACGCCCTTGGCCATGAAGGTGTTGGTGACCGGGATATTGAGCTTGCCCGCAAAGGCTGCAAGCTGAGTAGATGCTTGGGCGCGTATCACGCCGTTGCCCGCCAGAATGATCGGGTTGCGCGCATTGGAGATGATTTCAGCGGCGTATCGTACCCGGTCGGCAGGTGGTTCGGGTGGCGTTGGATACTGCGAACGCAGTGGCGTGGCCTCGATGGGCATCTCCGCAAGATTCTCCGGAAACTCGATAAATGACGCGCCGGATTTCTCCATCTGCGCCTGCTTGAACGCCTTGCGCACTACCTCGGGGATGGTGTTGGGCGTCAGCAACCGGGTGGAATATTTGGTGATGGGATCAAAGATCTTTTGCAGATCGAGTACCTGGTGGGACTCCTTATGCAAGCGGTTGGTGCCCGCCTGCCCAGCAATCGCCACCACGGGCGCGTGATCCATGTTCGCGTCCGCCACGCCTGTGATCAGGTTCGTCGCGCCGGGGCCGAGCGTGGACAGGCACACGCCCGCGCGCCGCGTAAGCCGCCCATAGACATCCGCCATGAACGCCGCGCCCTGCTCATGACGAGTGGTGACGAACGTGATGGGGGAGTCCAGCAAGGCATCCATCACCGCCAGGTTTTCCTCGCCGGGGATGCCGAAAACATACTCCACTCCTTCGTTTTCGAGGCATTTGACAAATAGTTCGGCTGCTTTCATGTTATTCCATTGTTGCCCGGCTTCGCCCCCTCACTAC is a genomic window containing:
- a CDS encoding acetolactate synthase large subunit: MKAAELFVKCLENEGVEYVFGIPGEENLAVMDALLDSPITFVTTRHEQGAAFMADVYGRLTRRAGVCLSTLGPGATNLITGVADANMDHAPVVAIAGQAGTNRLHKESHQVLDLQKIFDPITKYSTRLLTPNTIPEVVRKAFKQAQMEKSGASFIEFPENLAEMPIEATPLRSQYPTPPEPPADRVRYAAEIISNARNPIILAGNGVIRAQASTQLAAFAGKLNIPVTNTFMAKGVIPFKHPMALGSAGLQAHDYANFGFDEADVIICVGYDLVEYHPYLWHPTCDRKIVHIDMSPAEVDAHYVVEVGVIGDIRHSLDRIAELAAPHQGHRLRPLRQALIDEMKVHSADQGFPVKPQKIIWDLRTALGLEDIVICDVGAHKMWMARMFRCEYPNTCIISNGFASMGIAVPGAIAAKLAYPNRAVVAVTGDAGFLMNSQEIETAMRMNTPVVILIWNDCGYGLIEWKQMNTYGRAAHVKFTNPDFVKYADSFGAKGYRVQHADDLLPILKTALADNTVSIIDCPVDYSENLKLTEKLGEMIFQL
- a CDS encoding endonuclease/exonuclease/phosphatase family protein translates to MTAVAHTAHSMYHQFSAKPAVKTRLRLLSYNIQAGIASTRPHHYFTQSWKHVLPHLGSFDNLDRIAHLASEYDVVALQEVDAGSMRSYFVNQIEYLARRGRFPYWYHQTNRNLGKFAQHSNGLLSRIQPREIIEHKLPGLIPGRGLMMVRYGSDDHPLIVLLAHLALSKRVRLQQFAFIGEIANQYEHVVLMGDLNCQPQSNEMETLLANTRLCEPLEALHTFPSWRPFRNIDHILVTPTLKVCDMRVLSHAVSDHLPIALEIAVPEDVHLVGQAHAP